CATGCTGAAAGGATGATCAATTTATGTAGTCATTGCGGATAAGCAATATTATGGATATTTTCTAGGAAAATTAGGGAACTTTATAGATGGGCTTCAGCAGGAAAGAGAGTCTTTCTAGTCATATAGACATTGGCAATATTGTAGGAACCATGTCATCATGTGATGTAAACTGATATGGATTTTACTTTCGGAACATTTGTTATGAAAGCCAGCTgatgaaagattttttttttttttgccttagGCCCTTATTTATGTGTCCAGACTCCAGACTGTGGTAGCATGATGAAGCATGGAATTTTATTCATAACTCTGGCAATAGCTAGCTACTTaatccttatttttttccctcttggAGCTATGGCATAAATGTTTATATTGAGAAGATTTGAATATAAAATCTACATCCAATGAAATGGGCATGGGTCAATAGTTTGTCTTGACGAGTTATTCATGTTATTCCTGTCAACCACTTGGCTCTTATCTGTCTTAATGAATAGTTTACTAAATGGGTCATGTTGGATATGACATCGAGAAACCTCTAGTATCTAAATACACTTATTTTTAGCTCAAACAGAATTTGGGTTCTGATTTTCATGGAGTCAACGTGGATCACTTCAAATAAATTGCATACTATGATAGTAGGTTAATTGAAATCCACTTTTGACTTGGACCCAGTTAAAGCTTAGAATTCTTCATTTTCTGCATGCTAAACAAGTATTCTTGAAGGTGGCTTATATTTTTTGAGATATGTATCCTCTCATGCATAAGTGCATTGCATATACTTTCAATTTCTTTGTGTGATATTACCCAGCTTACCGTGTCAATAAATATAGTTGCACCAAGGTTACTTTATTTTGCATAAGGAGCAAAACTGCCATTCCATAGTGCTGAAGTTTCTTAacgtttctatttttttaatgtttaattttcaaAGAACTCTAGCTCACCTTCTAAAATTTGAATAAGCTGTTTAATTGGTCTGCTATCTTGTTGGGTGATTTATTGAACACCCCTATTATGGCTGAAGCTTGACTGACTGCTCTAACAGCAACCTGATACTCCTCTGCCCAATTTCTCCTATGTTTACTTTTAGAGAACACAATGATGAAACTCTAATCTGATGGAAATCTTGTTGTTATGTTTCAATCATCTAGGAAATCTAAGCACTCTTGTGGTTATAAATctttattcttgaatttttatttatgatcCAAGTTTTGAAACCAAGGGTGCATCTAATTGGGCAGTAGGAAGTGTAAAGATAGTGAGACTTCTTGCCATCCATGAAAGATGGAGACTAGGGATAAAAAGATAATTCTGCTTTCATTTAATTGCTCCATGCATTTCTAGTCTTTCGACCTTTTCTGGTCAAGTTTAGCTTAGTCACTAGCTTCTGTTATTTGTTCCTATGACTAGATTAGTAGAAGTATTTGGTGAACTATGGAGATAATTTAGGTTCAACAAAGGGTATGGGTGACTggacttccttttttttttctttaacctTGAAAGCATATATTTTCTGGACATTCTGTGTTACTAGTGACAGTTAGCAGTAAATGTTATATTAAAGTGCATCTTTGTCTGCTTAACATTTGTTGGTTAATGACTTCTTGTTCTTTAAATATGTGTTTTCCTAGTTTTGTTGAATAATGTTCTTTCTACTGGAAGTTTTACACTGTAATTTGTTTGAAGGAGCTTTGTTTTCGCTTTCAACACAATTTTTAGCACCAGCAAGATGGCTTATGAAATCAGTGAGCAAAAGAGTAAGTTTTGATTGTTGAATACGTTTAAATTTCATCTATTCTACATCTGGCTGCTTTTCTCATTTTGAACATTTGGCAGTCTAAACTTGGTATAAGCTTTGTGATTCCAGATAAAAGTATCTCTTAGCCTGTCTATTTTCTATggtattttccttttttgtacTCCTAATTTTGTTGCAAACTACATCCTTCTCTGCCTTCACAATATCAATAGACGTTTGAGTCTTCATGTTTTGTGACTAGAAGTAGAAGACTAATTCCTAACTGAAGAGTCTTTATCAAGCTTTTTGATTCCAGATAAAAACATTGCTTAGCCTGTCTATTTTCTATGGTATTTTCTTTTTAGTACTTACAATTTTGTTGCAAAGTACATCCTTCTCTGCATTCACAATATCAATAGATGGACAAGTCTTCATGTTTTGTAACTAGAAGTAGAAGACTAATTCCTAACTGGAGAGTAGCATCTTTTTTGATCCACAATTAGATGCTGGTTTACTACACTGGAATTTTATCTTTCCTTTGAGCAAATCATGTGCGGATATTTGCTAAGTCAAGTTTTCAACTTTGGGTTTATGTGTAGTGTAGTTTTATAGGATTAGGGTGTACAATTATGGCCATAAAGTGGGTATGTTTTGGACTAACTAGCTAGcaggttttgaaaattttgatgataCTCTGCAGTCCATTTAGGTAATGTACATAATCTTTCAAACAGTTACTAAACTGGTTTGGAGTCTATTCTGTCAATTAGAATGAGGCTTTGAACAGGGGTATAGTTGAGGTGACTTGTTTCACAAAGAAAACGATGTAAtagtattttcttttcttcttccttctttaaTTTTCTGGGGGTTTttgagagggggggggggggatgtaTTCATTACCATGACCTTTGCCCAAAACATATGGTGGTGGTACTAGCAACATGCACAAAGTTCGCATGTGTTTATTCATTTTATCaaagaaaaacttttatttATCCCAAAATTTGACAGTGTCCATTAATTTTCTCATATACAAAAGAGAAGAGACCGTCTTTATatggttttagttttttttttgtagctcATAAATTTGGGGTGGGATGGGTGCAGGGGCATTTCATTGGTCAGTTTCATTTGAGACACATAGAGAGAGGACTGCTGtaagttatttgattcttttgaTTAGAAAACCTGGTTGGTGGTGAAAGATAGTAGAACCAAGTACATctacaagaaacaaaaatttctgTAAATAGTGCATCTACTTGATTTGAAGGTGACTATTTGCACGCACAAGTTCCTTGAATTTAAGATAAACTGAACTCCCTTTAACGTATTtgaagtgacttttaagtggtGAAGAGAGCTGTTAAATGTTCTCACTTAATGAAAGAGCTTGGATGTGTTTTTAGTAACCTAATAAATCTTGTCGAAGCATGGGTAGATATGGACATCAAATATTTTCATGGACAAAAGCTCCTGAAAAGTTCATATTGGTACAGTAGTTGGCAGAAATATTGTGATAGTTTTAACTTTTGACATAAACGATCTCATTGAAACTTCAAGGCATTTTGAGTGTGAAATTGAATTTCCGTTAGGTTCACAATACCCTTTGGTAAAGCTTAAGTTTGACTGCAACTCTGTTAAAGTTCATTTTGCCTTATTGGTAGATGTTAAAGAGTTGAACTGTCAATAGTTGCATGTTCAAAATGGtagttctatttttcttttgcagTTTATATGTATCTGTGGATAATTGCTTGTCATAAATAATAATTCtagttttttctccttttcctgcCATGTCTTACATTTTGCTCAATTCAAGTGGGCTTCTAACATCTCCATCATGGGATTTTCTTTGTGCAGAGGTTGGCATAGGTCTTGTTGGTTTTGGGATCCTCTTCTCATTTCTTGGCATCATTCTATTTTTTGACAGGGGTTTGCTTGCTCTGGGAAATGTAAGAGAGTAGTTTGTAATTAAGATTTGCTTATTAGATGATATCCAAGTATAGAATAAAAAATTACTTGAGTCTATAAAAAATTACTTGAGTCTATAAAAAATTACTTGTGTCCATCTCATGCCTTTGTTAGTAGATATTATGGTTGGCAGGTGTTGCCCTTTTACTGGGTTGGCGGTCGACACTGCAACTTTTTACAGACAGAAGGAACTATAAGGTATTCATGAGGCACAACAGCCTTTGTCTTGATGAGAACGATGCAAAGATCTTACTTGAGTTTGCTTGATTACCttctctgcatattctttaTTGGCATTATAACtatcttgcatttgtttcagTATGTAGATCTGTTTGGTGTTTCTTCTGACAATTAAATGAAATACTTTGCGCATGCTAGTCAGAAGCACGATAAAACTTACTAGAACGATTTCCTTGATTCTTCAAGATAGTAGCATACAAATAAAGAAGAGAATTGGATGTTATTACTTGTTTTCTCTTCATCTTTTGTTTCAGGGATctgtttcatttcttcttgggATGTTCCTCATATTTGTTCGTTGGCCAATAGCTGGTATAATCACAGAATTGTATGGCTGCGTTTTTCTCTTTGGGTCAGTTCGTAATGATAATACCTTGATTAAATTGTCGtactttgttttattttctgaGTCCTATTCTAAGAACTAGtactaatacatttatgtgTTGATATTTATCCTCTCAGTGGATTTTGGCCATCTATTAAGGTATTTCTCTATCAGATTCCGCTACTTGGATGGCTGCTGCAGTATATCCGACACTGGTGAGTGTATTTTGGCCTTCTTTCTCAACTGGCTATCCCTTGCTTGGGTGTTGTAATGCTATGGAAGCATCTCCAATAGTTATTTCATTTAATGGAAGGAATTATTGGGCATCATGTGGAGGTAGAGTATTCTGGGATAGAAGCCTCATTCATGGTTGCCTGCCATGCTAAAAAACATCCTCAGGCACTATTTCACAACATATGTTGAGGAATGCCATTTCTAGTAAAGATTTGTAATACTGACCACCTAGGATTTTTTTTGGCAAGCCGGCAACGTTTTGGATATTGACCACCTAGCTCATGTTGGATATTCTTGAACTATCGTGGTGTTATAAAAATATGCCAAAATGAGAGTTATTGTTTACTAATACAGAAAGGACTGCTTGTTCAAAATCACATCTGGTATATACAGAAAGGACTACTTATTTAGCAACGTATATATTACTGCCTGATTGCTGCAAAtttggtctctctctctctctctctcacactcactctctctctcacacacattCGCATGCAGGTACCCATTTTTTATGTGGTCACCTAACCAATAGCTAACTAATGGTTTGCAATCTCAGATTCTTGATCGTCTATGATAGCTTCCTGTTTGATCTTCTGCTTACGTTGCTCAGTTCAAAACTGCCTCCTGGTTGAAGGACTGAAAAGCATGAATTTTTTCCAGTTGAAGGACAGAAAGACTTCATCAAATTTGCAGAAGCAATCAAAGGACCTACTAACAAAGTGTTAAAGCAGATGATTTACAATTTTTATCTTCAGTTAATATTTGGGATTATGTATTCTAATGGCTGTCAAATGTAATTATATTGTCTTCATCCTACTTCTTGTCGGAGTTCCTTTTTCATACGAAGTTTATTGTTTCCCTATGAGTGGCAAAAGTAGATATTCAGAGAACATTGACAGTGAATTGACCACAAAAGAGTTGCACCTCTTGCACCAGCCACTTTTTGGCTACAGACTAGTGCCTGGCTTGTTTTCTACAGCCACATTGTCGAGGCTTTTATATGCAGTCAATTTGTAATTTACAACTGAAAAGGGGCTTGCGTGACTAATGATTACCCGCTCAAATATAGGAACATCAAAATTTGCCTATAGCATTGTGctttttaatttcaaaaaaatgttTTGGTACAACAGTTTTATAAGCATTTTCAGATGAAGTTTTATAAGCATTTTCAGATGAAGCTCAAATCTGAGAGAATACCAAATGGATTAATGAACTTCCAGATTAAATTTCAAGATCCCTTGATTGGCACACACATAATTATGCTCTAAAAGAACAACAGCAAACTGTATAATCTGCGACAAGTTGATAAAAAAAGAACTTGTAATGGTGTGTTAGCTTTTAATCAGCTAGTACAATTGGGACcccaaaatttatttaaaaaaaaaaaaaaaagatgcattCAGATAAAGTATTTTACCATCTGAACCTCTTTTTGTTTATACCCACACTTCTCATAAAAAGGTTTGTTCTCCAAGCTGCAGTCGAGGATCACTTTATAGCAACCCATTGAACAAGCATGGTCAGTGAGGAACCCAACAATTTTCTTTCCTAATTGCATTCCTCTGATTGAGGAATCAACAACAACATCCTCAATGTGGCCAACTTTGCCACAGTTTCTTATAAACTTCTTTTCAATAAAAACACTTCCACTAGCAACAATCTTCCCACCATGTCGATCTtcaattacacatataacatGCTCATCACCATGTTTAGCAAGCTCTTGATATCGTTCTTCAAAGTCCTTGTCAGATACAGATTCACAGACAGTCAGTTGTTGTAATAATTCGATAAAACCCTTCTTCTTGTCGGAGATCTCAAGCCTTCGAAGTTGAAATCTCTCCTGTTCAATACTAACATTCCCTGGTTTATCTTCCATCGAGACTTTCTAGCTTC
This Coffea arabica cultivar ET-39 chromosome 3e, Coffea Arabica ET-39 HiFi, whole genome shotgun sequence DNA region includes the following protein-coding sequences:
- the LOC113736580 gene encoding vesicle transport protein GOT1; translation: MAYEISEQKKVGIGLVGFGILFSFLGIILFFDRGLLALGNILWLAGVALLLGWRSTLQLFTDRRNYKGSVSFLLGMFLIFVRWPIAGIITELYGCVFLFGGFWPSIKVFLYQIPLLGWLLQYIRH
- the LOC113736579 gene encoding glucosamine 6-phosphate N-acetyltransferase-like, producing MEDKPGNVSIEQERFQLRRLEISDKKKGFIELLQQLTVCESVSDKDFEERYQELAKHGDEHVICVIEDRHGGKIVASGSVFIEKKFIRNCGKVGHIEDVVVDSSIRGMQLGKKIVGFLTDHACSMGCYKVILDCSLENKPFYEKCGYKQKEVQMVKYFI